The DNA segment TTGCTGGTATTTAAGGCATCTTGGAAACCGCCTGAACCCACAAAGCGTGTTACTGCTGGAGCAGCGATCATCGCCATTCCTCCAACCCCAAACGTTTCAGTAATTGCGCTGTCTCCCATGTCTGGTGCAGCATCTTCTTCGGTGAAGCCTGAAAAGTACAAACCTTGTGGCGTATTTACAGGACCTGTAAACCATTCGTCTCCCATTCCGGCAATCCGAATACCAAATTCGTATCCGTTCCGGCACATTGCGGTTACAACCGTTCCTTCTTGGATCATACGTGCCCCATCCATTACAGCTTTAGCTGCAGCCATCATAATATTTAAGAAGAATTGGTCGGTGTCTGCTAAGAATTTGATGACTTCTTCTTTTTCTTTTTGATCAATCTCTAAAGCGACAATACTAGGTGCCATTTCTTTTAAAAATACTAATGATGCTGCAATATTGCGTTGGTGAAATTCATCCCCCATTGCAATGGATTTAGCAATCATTACATTAATATTCAAACCACTTTCTTTTGTCTTTAATGCTTTACTTAATACTGGACAAAGTACATTACGCATCCAATGCAGACGAGTGACTACTTCGTCAGAATAAGCACCAAAACGTAAAACAGCTCCTATTCCTTCATTCATTGTGCAATAAGCAACGTTGCCATCCGTCCGATTTTCAACAACTAAGACAGCCATGTTTCCTGAAGTAATGCCTCCCATAGGTCCTACTGCGTTTACATGGTGACATGGCATTAATGTCACTTCGCCAGATTCAAGTAACTTACGAGCATCTGTTTCATTCTCTGCCCATCCTTCAAACAATACTGCACCAATACATGCACCTTGAATAGGATCAACCATCTTATCATAAGTAATAGGAGGACCTGCATGAAGTAATACTTTTCCTTCATTAAATTCTTTAATAACGGTATTTGCTGGAACCACATCTAATAAGAAAGGCGATCCAGCTACAATTTTAGAAATAACAGCCTGGTTAGCTTCATCGATTGTTTGATAATTCATTATTCATTTCCTCCCTTAGTTGTTCTCATTCGTGTAATTTTTCAAGAAATATAGCGCTTTTTGTAATGTAACATTCCCACCTGCTGCTGGACGCCAATCGAATTGGATAGAAGTACCTCCCATTTCACGAATAGCGTCAGAAAAGCTGCGTAAACCAATATTTAAGAAGGTTTTTGTTCTTAACATATCCATCATTTGTTCAGATGGGATCAATTCTTCTTCAAAAGCTGGTGCTTCAACCGTTTGAATAGTCTTTTCAACCTCATCTAATGAGATAGAAACTAATTTTAATGCCATACGAACAGCTTGGTTGTTGCTGTCAGCAACTATAACGCCAGCTTCTTCAAGAATCGTTTTTTGTTTTTTAATATCCTGAGGATCTTCATCCGTTCCTACGATTGCTCCAATAAAGACTAGCTGTTTGTTAGTTTCTTTAGCTTTATCTTGTGCTTTCTTAATCGCTGGAGCTAATTCAGTAGCCATATCGATATGCGCTCCATATCCTAATACGATATCCAATAAAATGATGGCAGTTTCAGAATCATCTGCTGCTTGCTCAATCATTTCAATTCGTTTATCTGGATCAATCATTGGATGTGGCTTTCCTTGCGTGTAGATGTCATCACCTAAATCAATGATTTCATATCCCGCATCTTTTAAAATAAAGCCTTCTTTTTTATCAGCACTACCGGTTAATTCT comes from the Carnobacterium sp. 17-4 genome and includes:
- a CDS encoding DUF1116 domain-containing protein, whose protein sequence is MNYQTIDEANQAVISKIVAGSPFLLDVVPANTVIKEFNEGKVLLHAGPPITYDKMVDPIQGACIGAVLFEGWAENETDARKLLESGEVTLMPCHHVNAVGPMGGITSGNMAVLVVENRTDGNVAYCTMNEGIGAVLRFGAYSDEVVTRLHWMRNVLCPVLSKALKTKESGLNINVMIAKSIAMGDEFHQRNIAASLVFLKEMAPSIVALEIDQKEKEEVIKFLADTDQFFLNIMMAAAKAVMDGARMIQEGTVVTAMCRNGYEFGIRIAGMGDEWFTGPVNTPQGLYFSGFTEEDAAPDMGDSAITETFGVGGMAMIAAPAVTRFVGSGGFQDALNTSNEMKEICIDQNPNFTVPTWDFQGICLGIDAAKVVETGITPVINTGIANKKAGLGQIGAGTVHPPIDCFEKAVLAYAKKLGFNE